One part of the Suncus etruscus isolate mSunEtr1 chromosome 2, mSunEtr1.pri.cur, whole genome shotgun sequence genome encodes these proteins:
- the LOC126001002 gene encoding LOW QUALITY PROTEIN: transcription factor BTF3-like (The sequence of the model RefSeq protein was modified relative to this genomic sequence to represent the inferred CDS: deleted 1 base in 1 codon) — MKETMNQEKLAKLHVQILIGGRGTVRRKKVVVHRTAIADDKNKTKNFQFSLKKLGVNNISGIEEVNMFTNQGTVIYFKNPEVQASLEANTCTITGNAETKQLAEMLPSILNQLGTDRLSSLRRLAEALPKQSVDGKTPLAPGENDDDEVLMNLVENFDKASKNDVKLIVSTSEENLKKIIGSCYFIIMTTL; from the exons ATGAAAGAAACAATGAACCAAGAGAAACTTGCCAAACTGCATGTTCAAATACTCATCGGTGGGAGAGGAACTGTTCGCAGAAAGAAGGTGGTGGTTCATAGGACAGCTATAGcagatgataaaaacaaaacaaaa aactttcagTTCTCCCTGAAGAAGTTAGGAGTAAACAATATCTCTGGCATTGAGGAGGTGAATATGTTCACAAACCAAGGAACAGTGATCTACTTCAAGAACCCTGAAGTTCAGGCATCCCTGGAAGCAAACACTTGCACCATTACAGGTAATGCTGAGACAAAGCAACTGGCAGAAATGCTTCCCAGCATCTTAAACCAGCTTGGTACAGACAGACTGAGTAGTTTAAGGAGACTGGCTGAAGCTTTGCCCAAACAATCTGTGGATGGAAAAACACCACTTGCTCCTGGAGAGAATGATGACGATGAAGTTCTCATGAATCTCGTGGAGAATTTTGACAAGGCTTCCAAGAATGATGTCAAACTGATTGTGTCAACTTCTgaagaaaacttgaaaaaaattattgggaGTTGCTATTTTATCATTATGACTACCCTTTAA